One Echinicola strongylocentroti DNA window includes the following coding sequences:
- a CDS encoding DUF4199 domain-containing protein, protein METQETPFKAALRSGMIVGLISLVISYLVYFINATSMASSWMLLLVALSFVLVLVFGFKYRKELGGYIPFGAAFQFSFFTLIVAGIIGMFGQILLFEVIDPSLPEVLVDQQIQNTMEVMENFGAADAMSTEQIDEMKQGLLDRYSFAGQIKAFGFVLIFYAIIALILGAIIKRKEPTPSY, encoded by the coding sequence ATGGAAACTCAAGAAACACCTTTTAAAGCTGCACTGAGGTCAGGCATGATCGTTGGGCTGATTTCGTTAGTAATTAGCTATCTGGTTTACTTTATAAATGCTACCAGTATGGCCTCAAGCTGGATGCTCTTATTGGTGGCTTTGTCATTTGTATTGGTTCTTGTATTTGGGTTTAAATATAGGAAGGAGCTGGGAGGATATATCCCCTTTGGAGCTGCTTTTCAATTCTCCTTTTTTACGTTGATCGTTGCAGGAATAATTGGGATGTTTGGACAAATATTACTATTTGAAGTCATTGATCCTTCACTTCCTGAAGTATTAGTAGACCAGCAGATTCAGAATACCATGGAAGTCATGGAGAACTTCGGAGCAGCGGATGCCATGAGTACCGAGCAAATCGATGAAATGAAACAAGGCTTGTTAGACAGATATAGTTTTGCAGGACAAATCAAGGCGTTTGGTTTTGTATTGATCTTCTATGCAATCATCGCATTGATTCTTGGAGCTATCATCAAAAGAAAAGAACCAACACCAAGTTATTAA
- a CDS encoding glycosyltransferase — translation MFFSIIIPVYNRPSEVSELLQSLCHQAYGDFEVIIVEDGSTEKCEEEVRRFENEIAVRYFYQENTGQGFARNFGMAHAKGDYFVFFDSDCVIPDQYLLGLKKATIDRQLDAHGGPDKAADGFSPFQKAINFSMTSFWTTGGIRGKVADPKKYQARGYNMGFSRKVYEVVGGFVDANQGEDIELSIRIKKAGFNLELVKGAYVYHKRRNDFTSFLRQSYSFGQNRVNVNRFHPGAIKAVHLMPVMFLLGFLTVVFSSFVFAPLFFTGAFVYGLWTLGVLWSSAIGSRSLKVGLLSVLTSYGQLFAYGAGLINGLLKK, via the coding sequence ATGTTTTTTTCGATCATCATCCCGGTTTATAATAGGCCATCAGAAGTTTCAGAATTACTCCAAAGTCTTTGCCATCAGGCCTACGGTGACTTTGAGGTGATCATTGTCGAAGATGGATCTACCGAAAAATGTGAAGAAGAGGTTAGGCGATTTGAGAATGAAATAGCCGTTAGGTATTTTTATCAAGAAAATACAGGTCAAGGATTTGCTCGTAATTTTGGGATGGCACATGCCAAAGGGGATTATTTTGTGTTCTTTGATTCCGATTGTGTGATTCCGGACCAATACCTGCTAGGATTAAAGAAGGCGACCATTGACCGGCAACTTGACGCCCATGGTGGGCCGGATAAAGCCGCCGATGGTTTTTCTCCTTTTCAAAAAGCCATCAATTTCAGTATGACATCTTTTTGGACAACAGGAGGAATCCGTGGCAAGGTAGCTGATCCCAAAAAATACCAAGCCAGAGGCTACAATATGGGGTTTTCCAGAAAAGTATATGAAGTGGTGGGTGGTTTTGTAGACGCTAACCAAGGGGAAGATATTGAGCTTAGTATTCGGATAAAGAAGGCAGGGTTTAACCTCGAATTGGTGAAAGGGGCCTATGTGTACCATAAGCGAAGAAATGATTTTACTTCATTTCTGCGTCAGAGCTATTCTTTTGGCCAAAACAGGGTAAATGTCAACCGGTTCCATCCTGGGGCTATTAAGGCGGTCCATTTGATGCCGGTGATGTTTCTGTTGGGCTTTTTGACAGTGGTTTTTAGTAGTTTCGTATTTGCCCCTTTGTTCTTTACAGGAGCCTTTGTTTATGGCTTGTGGACCTTGGGCGTTTTGTGGTCGTCCGCCATCGGCAGCCGCTCACTAAAGGTAGGCCTCTTATCTGTTCTTACCTCGTATGGGCAGCTATTTGCGTATGGTGCTGGATTGATAAATGGCCTTCTTAAGAAGTAG
- a CDS encoding TolC family protein, producing the protein MNKQITFFVFIFSLLLNVPLQVNGQERIKYTLQDIIARAKSVSPAALRAETQRQNSYWQYRFYRSNYNPQLRLNGELPSYSQEVRGVEQNDGSIEYLPLEQSTVDVGLGLEQSIALTGGEVSINTSATRFDNYLTDNPDQRTQWQGVPVNIQLYQPIFAFNQLKWDKKIEPLRYEESKKSYVEEMEQISQRATQLFFNYLVAQVGHDIAMQNKTNTEAIYKIEKGRYNIGTTTEDQLLQVELQVLQADQDLTSAQLSLESSALALRSYIGLNENTQFDLVLPDEIPDFAVDVDKAINLAFENSSDAVSFQIQRLEAEAEVARAKGQRFNMNLNARYGYNNAAQTWGGVYENPDQQAVVSLGVSVPVLDWGRNKARMGRARANQELVNYTIDQEVINFEQEVFTRVKNFQQLRSRILISDKADEVAAKRYEISRQRYLSGKVDITNLNIAQQEKDSNRRSYIQSLQEYWQAYYELRQLTLYDFQNDELLFDPQLEEKKE; encoded by the coding sequence ATGAATAAGCAAATCACATTCTTCGTTTTTATTTTCAGTTTATTGTTAAATGTCCCGTTACAAGTGAATGGGCAAGAGCGAATCAAATATACCTTACAGGATATTATTGCCAGGGCAAAGTCAGTATCACCTGCCGCATTAAGGGCGGAGACCCAGCGACAGAATAGTTACTGGCAATACCGGTTTTACAGGTCTAATTATAATCCGCAGTTGAGGTTAAATGGTGAATTGCCTAGTTATTCGCAGGAGGTAAGAGGGGTGGAGCAAAATGACGGTTCCATTGAATACTTACCGCTCGAACAAAGCACGGTGGATGTTGGGCTAGGACTGGAGCAATCCATCGCCTTGACAGGGGGTGAAGTTTCTATCAATACTTCCGCTACCCGTTTTGATAATTATCTCACCGATAATCCGGACCAAAGGACCCAATGGCAAGGGGTGCCGGTCAATATCCAACTTTATCAGCCAATATTCGCCTTTAACCAGCTGAAATGGGACAAGAAAATCGAACCATTGAGGTATGAAGAAAGTAAGAAAAGCTACGTGGAAGAAATGGAACAGATCAGCCAAAGGGCTACACAGTTGTTCTTTAATTATCTGGTCGCCCAAGTAGGCCATGATATTGCGATGCAGAATAAAACCAATACCGAAGCGATCTATAAGATAGAGAAAGGTCGTTACAATATTGGTACGACGACAGAGGACCAATTGCTCCAAGTGGAACTACAGGTACTCCAAGCTGATCAGGATTTGACCTCTGCGCAGTTGTCTCTAGAGTCTTCGGCCCTTGCGTTGAGGTCTTATATTGGTTTAAATGAAAACACCCAGTTTGATCTAGTACTGCCGGATGAAATCCCTGATTTCGCAGTAGATGTGGACAAGGCGATTAATTTGGCTTTTGAAAACAGTTCGGATGCAGTAAGCTTTCAGATCCAGCGATTGGAGGCTGAAGCTGAAGTGGCCAGGGCAAAAGGACAGCGGTTTAATATGAATCTCAATGCCCGATATGGCTATAATAATGCTGCTCAGACATGGGGAGGAGTGTATGAGAATCCCGACCAGCAGGCGGTCGTAAGTTTGGGGGTAAGTGTGCCAGTACTGGACTGGGGACGAAATAAAGCCAGAATGGGACGTGCTAGGGCCAATCAGGAGTTGGTGAACTACACGATTGATCAGGAAGTGATCAATTTTGAGCAAGAGGTTTTCACTAGGGTCAAGAATTTTCAGCAATTGAGGAGCAGGATCTTGATCAGTGATAAGGCTGATGAAGTAGCTGCCAAGCGTTACGAGATATCGCGACAGCGGTACCTTAGTGGAAAGGTGGACATCACCAACCTTAATATCGCCCAGCAAGAGAAAGACTCCAATAGAAGAAGTTATATCCAGTCCCTGCAGGAATACTGGCAGGCGTATTACGAGCTGAGGCAGTTGACGCTGTATGATTTCCAAAACGATGAATTGTTATTTGATCCTCAACTGGAAGAGAAGAAAGAATAG
- a CDS encoding efflux RND transporter periplasmic adaptor subunit, whose translation MKKNLLFVAAGSVVAILVLYFIFSPTASGDGADIIVPVEKGKFTVEIATTGELKALRSVMINGPTRAREFRVNQLTIERMVEEGTVVNKGDFIASLDKSELFGKLSDGQNNLDSEVAQYEQAKLDTALTLRQERDNILNLEYNVEQKKLVLEQSQYEPPATIKQNEYDLEKAERDLDQARQNYKIKYNQALAKMAERTARLRKEEREFQAMNDLLDEFTITAPQDGMVIYRTNWDGNKIAEGSQISAWNPVVATLPDLTEMQSITYVNEVEIRKVKVGQEVEIGLDAFPEKQFTGKVTRVANVGQQRPNSDAKVFEVEILVNESDPVMRPAMTTSNTIVAEELDDAIYVPLEAIHVQNDSINYVYLNNGSKQEVKLGLANYDEAIVELGLEEGDKVYLSIPDWGGGQSVKLLEELEGKRNLKEEEQAAEKPAAKRPGAGAPKGSKPAPREAKSEKKASKS comes from the coding sequence ATGAAAAAGAATTTATTATTTGTTGCGGCAGGAAGTGTGGTGGCCATCTTGGTGCTGTACTTCATTTTTTCTCCTACTGCCTCCGGTGACGGTGCAGATATCATCGTTCCGGTAGAAAAAGGAAAATTCACAGTAGAAATAGCTACTACAGGTGAACTCAAGGCATTACGTTCGGTGATGATCAACGGACCCACACGTGCTAGGGAGTTTCGTGTCAACCAGCTGACGATAGAACGAATGGTGGAAGAGGGGACAGTGGTGAACAAAGGAGATTTTATTGCCTCATTGGATAAATCAGAACTTTTTGGAAAACTAAGTGATGGGCAAAATAACTTGGATTCAGAGGTGGCCCAATATGAACAGGCCAAATTGGACACTGCGCTGACCCTTCGCCAGGAACGTGACAATATCCTTAATTTGGAGTACAATGTAGAACAGAAGAAATTGGTACTGGAGCAATCGCAGTATGAACCGCCTGCCACGATCAAACAGAATGAATACGACTTGGAAAAGGCCGAAAGAGACCTGGATCAAGCACGACAAAACTATAAGATAAAATACAATCAAGCTTTGGCCAAAATGGCTGAGCGTACTGCGAGACTACGAAAAGAAGAACGGGAATTTCAGGCGATGAATGACTTGTTGGATGAATTTACCATTACTGCCCCGCAGGATGGTATGGTGATTTACCGAACCAACTGGGACGGTAACAAAATTGCCGAAGGCTCTCAAATAAGTGCTTGGAATCCAGTAGTAGCGACGTTGCCGGATTTGACTGAAATGCAGAGTATCACGTATGTAAACGAAGTGGAAATCAGGAAAGTGAAAGTAGGCCAAGAAGTAGAGATTGGCCTGGATGCCTTTCCTGAGAAGCAGTTTACAGGTAAAGTCACCCGTGTAGCCAATGTTGGCCAGCAGCGTCCCAACTCCGATGCCAAGGTATTTGAAGTGGAGATATTGGTGAATGAAAGTGATCCGGTGATGCGTCCTGCCATGACCACCAGCAACACGATCGTTGCCGAAGAGCTAGACGATGCGATTTACGTTCCGCTAGAAGCCATACATGTCCAAAATGACAGTATAAACTATGTCTACCTTAATAATGGATCCAAACAAGAGGTGAAACTTGGTTTGGCCAATTACGATGAAGCAATTGTTGAACTAGGCTTGGAAGAAGGTGATAAAGTCTATTTGTCCATTCCTGATTGGGGAGGAGGACAATCTGTAAAGCTGTTAGAGGAGCTGGAAGGCAAGCGAAACCTAAAAGAGGAAGAGCAAGCAGCAGAGAAACCTGCAGCCAAACGCCCTGGGGCTGGAGCACCGAAAGGTTCCAAACCTGCACCTAGAGAGGCAAAGTCAGAAAAGAAAGCTTCTAAATCTTAA
- a CDS encoding ABC transporter permease translates to MFGPRLLSNFYSALEAVMANRLRSLLTALGIIFGVAAVIAMMAIGNGAQQEILEQIKLVGVNNIIVEPVVEQVEEDVQDGAGSGPGAEKNKFSPGLRMLDVEAIQEVIPGIQRISPEVIMDTHIVKSGIRRSAKLVGVTPEYFKVTNFKLREGSMFTENNLTNGDPVCIIGRGVQTKFFSKENAIGKRIKCGNQWMRVIGILEERIVSDQSIAKLGIRDFNMDVYVPMQTMLVRYKNRDMITSGSLVSGRQGIVIINGEVQQNTSNKKTNYHQIDKLVVQVKESSRLNPTAEVLSRLLERKHYNVIDFEITIPELLLKQQQRTQNIFNIVLGAIAGISLLVGGIGIMNIMLASVMERIKEIGLRLALGAQKTDIIHQFLFEAMMISVSGGIIGVILGIVLASLVSQFGDFPTIITIPSILVSFSVAATVGLIFGIAPAKRAASQDPITSLRHE, encoded by the coding sequence ATGTTTGGACCAAGACTTTTGTCTAATTTTTATAGCGCACTAGAAGCAGTGATGGCCAATAGGCTCAGGTCACTGTTGACGGCTCTAGGGATTATTTTTGGGGTGGCCGCCGTTATTGCCATGATGGCAATCGGAAACGGTGCCCAGCAGGAAATTCTGGAGCAGATAAAGCTAGTAGGGGTGAATAATATCATTGTAGAACCTGTGGTCGAGCAGGTAGAAGAGGACGTGCAGGATGGAGCTGGTTCCGGCCCTGGGGCGGAAAAAAACAAGTTTAGTCCAGGGCTTCGTATGTTGGACGTGGAAGCGATCCAAGAAGTAATCCCCGGTATCCAGCGGATAAGTCCAGAGGTGATTATGGATACCCATATTGTGAAAAGTGGCATAAGACGATCAGCTAAGTTGGTAGGGGTCACTCCTGAATATTTTAAAGTGACCAATTTTAAACTGCGTGAAGGCAGTATGTTTACGGAAAACAATCTTACCAATGGTGACCCCGTATGCATCATTGGTAGGGGAGTACAAACTAAGTTTTTCAGTAAGGAAAATGCCATCGGAAAACGCATCAAATGCGGCAACCAGTGGATGCGGGTAATCGGTATTTTGGAGGAACGAATTGTATCTGATCAAAGTATCGCCAAGTTGGGGATCAGGGATTTCAATATGGATGTGTACGTGCCAATGCAGACAATGTTGGTGAGGTATAAAAACCGCGATATGATCACCTCTGGGAGTTTGGTTTCGGGCAGACAGGGCATCGTTATTATCAATGGAGAGGTGCAGCAAAATACCTCCAATAAAAAGACCAATTACCATCAAATAGATAAATTGGTCGTGCAGGTGAAAGAAAGCAGTAGGCTGAATCCCACTGCAGAAGTGCTTTCCAGGTTGTTGGAGCGAAAACACTATAATGTCATTGATTTTGAGATTACCATTCCAGAATTGCTCCTGAAACAGCAGCAACGTACCCAAAACATCTTTAATATAGTATTGGGGGCCATTGCGGGGATTTCATTGCTTGTCGGAGGGATAGGCATTATGAATATTATGCTGGCCTCGGTAATGGAACGGATCAAGGAAATAGGCCTTAGATTGGCGCTGGGGGCACAAAAAACGGATATCATTCATCAGTTCCTTTTTGAAGCCATGATGATCAGTGTCTCCGGAGGGATCATTGGGGTGATATTAGGGATTGTTTTGGCGAGTTTGGTTTCCCAGTTTGGAGATTTCCCGACCATTATTACCATACCTTCTATTTTGGTTTCCTTTAGTGTGGCCGCTACCGTAGGATTAATTTTTGGAATAGCTCCGGCCAAAAGAGCCGCGAGCCAAGACCCGATAACTTCTTTAAGACATGAATAA
- the fabG gene encoding 3-oxoacyl-[acyl-carrier-protein] reductase → MGLLTGKTALITGASKGIGRAIALKYAQEGANVAFTFLSSVDKGQALERELAAFGIQAKGFRSDASDFKAAEELVSEVVKEFGALDILINNAGVTRDNLLMRMNEEAWDDVININLKSCFNTVKAATRTLMKQKAGSIINITSVVGIKGNAGQANYAASKAGIIGFTKSVALELGSRGIRSNAVAPGFIETEMTEVLDEKTVQGWRDAIPMKRGGQPEEVANTCVFLGSDMSSYISGQVLQVDGAMLT, encoded by the coding sequence ATGGGATTATTAACTGGAAAAACCGCCCTCATAACCGGGGCATCCAAAGGTATCGGAAGGGCTATTGCGCTGAAGTATGCCCAAGAAGGTGCCAATGTAGCATTCACTTTTTTGTCCAGCGTGGATAAAGGACAGGCTTTGGAGAGAGAACTGGCTGCTTTTGGCATTCAGGCCAAAGGGTTTCGATCTGATGCGTCCGACTTCAAAGCTGCCGAAGAGCTGGTCAGTGAGGTGGTCAAGGAATTTGGCGCACTGGACATCCTGATCAATAACGCCGGAGTCACCCGAGACAACCTGTTGATGCGTATGAACGAAGAAGCTTGGGACGATGTCATCAACATCAACCTCAAATCCTGCTTCAACACCGTGAAAGCTGCCACCAGAACCTTGATGAAGCAAAAAGCAGGCTCCATCATCAACATCACCTCTGTGGTCGGCATCAAAGGAAACGCAGGACAAGCCAATTATGCCGCTTCCAAGGCAGGCATCATCGGCTTCACTAAATCAGTAGCCCTAGAACTTGGCTCCAGAGGCATCCGCAGCAATGCAGTAGCTCCGGGCTTTATCGAAACGGAAATGACCGAAGTACTGGACGAAAAAACCGTTCAGGGCTGGAGAGATGCCATCCCCATGAAGCGTGGCGGCCAACCAGAAGAAGTGGCCAATACCTGCGTCTTCTTGGGATCCGACATGAGCTCGTATATCTCCGGACAGGTCCTGCAGGTGGACGGTGCCATGCTGACGTAA
- a CDS encoding class I SAM-dependent methyltransferase: protein MKAIISFIIRYIPRSFLQHISHIFLRILAVFYRGQKVCCPVCQKKFSKFLPYGRKARENALCPNCLALERHRLMWLFLQQKTNFFEANLKVLHIAPELCFIDRFEKLPNINYVTGDIESPLAKVKMDVHQIPFDDHSFDVVFCNHVMEHVDDDLLACKEINRVLKKDGWGIIQSPVYDIPKTLEDKTITSPAEREKMFGQRDHVRKYGNDYAQRLSKSGLQVQEDHFVKNLSEETIKQHALPPEEIIFYCTKGGATS from the coding sequence ATGAAGGCTATCATCAGTTTTATCATCAGGTATATCCCAAGAAGTTTTTTACAACATATCAGCCACATTTTTCTTAGGATATTAGCAGTTTTCTATCGAGGCCAAAAAGTCTGCTGCCCTGTATGCCAAAAGAAATTCAGTAAATTCCTACCCTATGGTAGAAAAGCCAGAGAAAATGCTCTTTGCCCCAACTGCCTCGCCTTGGAGCGGCACCGTCTCATGTGGCTGTTCTTGCAACAAAAGACCAATTTTTTCGAAGCAAACCTTAAAGTACTTCACATCGCTCCAGAACTTTGCTTCATTGACCGCTTCGAAAAGCTTCCCAATATTAACTACGTCACAGGAGATATAGAATCTCCCTTGGCAAAGGTCAAGATGGATGTCCACCAAATTCCCTTTGACGACCATTCCTTTGATGTCGTTTTTTGCAACCATGTCATGGAACATGTCGATGATGACCTTTTGGCCTGTAAAGAAATCAACCGTGTCTTAAAAAAAGATGGTTGGGGCATCATTCAATCTCCTGTTTATGATATTCCCAAAACCCTTGAGGACAAAACCATCACTTCTCCTGCGGAGCGTGAAAAGATGTTTGGGCAAAGAGATCACGTCAGGAAATATGGGAACGACTATGCCCAAAGGCTCAGTAAGTCAGGACTACAGGTTCAAGAAGACCATTTTGTCAAAAACCTCTCCGAAGAAACGATCAAACAACACGCCCTTCCTCCCGAGGAAATCATCTTTTATTGCACCAAAGGCGGTGCTACTTCTTAA
- a CDS encoding Arc family DNA binding domain-containing protein produces the protein MPNKKAFALRIDEKMMKAVEKWAADEFRSTNGQLEYLIHDALKKAGRLPKADKNKKEAE, from the coding sequence ATGCCAAACAAAAAAGCTTTTGCCCTAAGGATAGACGAGAAAATGATGAAGGCGGTAGAAAAATGGGCGGCCGATGAATTTAGGAGCACCAATGGTCAGCTGGAGTACCTGATCCATGATGCCTTAAAAAAAGCAGGCAGGCTTCCCAAAGCCGATAAAAATAAAAAAGAGGCCGAATAA
- a CDS encoding glycosyltransferase family 2 protein, which translates to MTQVSIIVPVYNEEESLPELTAWIGRVMNHHRFSYELIFINDGSSDGSWEVIECLAKQNGHIKAIGFSRNYGKSAALDIGFIKASGDVVITMDADLQDSPDEIPTLYRMIKEEGYDIVSGWKKKRHDPFTKTVPSKFFNGVTRLLSGIKLHDFNCGLKAYRNKVVKQIHLYGEMHRYIPLIAKWNGFSKIGEKEVEHRARKYGTTKFGIERFVHGFLDLISVSFVNRYRKKPMHFFGALGTISFFGGFLITCWLVFEKIRGIRLGLEVREVTDQPLFFLSLVALIVGVQLFLTGFLAEMMISTSSRKGDYNIDAKLNFGK; encoded by the coding sequence ATGACGCAAGTTTCGATTATCGTTCCCGTTTACAATGAGGAAGAGTCTTTACCTGAATTGACTGCGTGGATAGGACGTGTGATGAATCATCATCGTTTTAGTTACGAATTGATTTTTATCAATGACGGCAGTTCTGATGGATCCTGGGAAGTAATCGAATGTCTTGCCAAGCAAAATGGCCATATCAAAGCAATTGGTTTTAGCCGGAATTACGGCAAATCAGCTGCACTGGATATTGGTTTTATCAAGGCTTCCGGAGACGTGGTGATCACCATGGATGCAGACCTTCAGGACAGCCCTGATGAAATACCGACATTATATCGCATGATCAAGGAAGAGGGGTATGATATAGTTTCTGGCTGGAAGAAAAAGCGCCATGATCCCTTTACCAAGACTGTCCCCTCCAAATTTTTCAATGGAGTGACACGCTTGCTCTCAGGGATCAAACTCCATGACTTCAATTGTGGGTTAAAGGCCTACAGAAACAAGGTGGTCAAACAAATTCACCTTTATGGAGAAATGCACCGCTATATTCCACTGATCGCAAAATGGAACGGTTTTAGTAAAATCGGGGAGAAGGAAGTGGAGCACCGAGCGAGAAAGTACGGGACGACAAAGTTCGGGATAGAAAGGTTTGTTCACGGGTTTTTGGACCTGATCTCTGTGTCTTTTGTCAATAGGTACAGGAAGAAGCCCATGCACTTCTTTGGCGCTTTGGGTACCATATCCTTTTTTGGTGGATTCTTGATTACCTGCTGGCTAGTGTTTGAAAAAATCAGGGGAATACGGCTTGGGCTTGAAGTGAGAGAAGTGACGGACCAGCCTTTGTTCTTTTTATCATTAGTGGCGTTAATAGTGGGAGTGCAGCTCTTTCTTACGGGGTTTTTGGCCGAAATGATGATTTCTACCTCCTCTAGAAAAGGAGACTACAATATAGATGCGAAGTTAAATTTCGGTAAGTGA
- the lpdA gene encoding dihydrolipoyl dehydrogenase gives MSSTKFDVIVVGSGPGGYVAAIRASQLGLKTAVVEAAELGGICLNWGCIPTKALLKSAQVFEYINHAKDYGITVKDPKADFGGMVERSRGVADGMSKGIQFLLKKNKIEQLLGWGKVKPGKKVEVEDKDGKKTTYSADNIIIATGARSRELPAIKIDDKKVIGYRKAMTLEKQPKKMVVVGSGAIGVEFAYFYAAIGTEVTVVEFMDRIVPNEDAEVSKALERMYKKAGMNIMTSTEVTDVDTKGSGCKVTVKTKKGEETIDCDVVLSAAGVVANVENCGLEDVGIVVDKGRIKVDEFYKTNMPGYYAIGDVIPGPALAHVASAEGIICVEKIAGHNPEPLDYNNIPGCTYCVPEIASVGYTEEKAKEAGYELKVGKFPFSASGKAKAAGASDGFVKLIFDAKYGELLGAHMIGANVTELIAEIVAVRKLETTGHELIKTVHPHPTMSEAVMEAAAAAYDEVIHL, from the coding sequence ATGTCTTCAACAAAATTTGATGTTATTGTAGTAGGTAGTGGACCGGGAGGATATGTAGCGGCAATCCGCGCATCCCAGCTTGGCCTGAAAACTGCTGTTGTAGAAGCCGCCGAATTGGGTGGTATTTGTTTGAACTGGGGATGTATCCCTACCAAAGCCTTGTTGAAAAGTGCGCAGGTTTTTGAATATATCAACCATGCGAAGGATTACGGTATCACCGTAAAAGACCCAAAAGCTGATTTTGGCGGAATGGTGGAGCGAAGCAGGGGAGTGGCCGACGGAATGAGCAAGGGTATTCAGTTTCTTCTCAAGAAAAATAAGATAGAGCAGCTCCTTGGCTGGGGCAAAGTAAAGCCGGGCAAGAAGGTCGAGGTGGAAGATAAGGACGGTAAGAAAACCACGTATAGCGCCGATAATATCATTATAGCCACTGGTGCAAGATCCAGGGAACTTCCTGCCATCAAGATCGATGACAAGAAGGTCATAGGCTACCGCAAGGCGATGACCTTGGAGAAGCAGCCAAAGAAGATGGTTGTGGTAGGTTCAGGAGCCATAGGAGTGGAGTTTGCGTATTTCTATGCTGCCATTGGTACAGAAGTGACCGTCGTGGAGTTTATGGATCGTATCGTCCCCAATGAGGATGCGGAAGTTTCCAAAGCACTGGAAAGAATGTACAAAAAAGCCGGCATGAATATCATGACCAGCACTGAGGTGACTGACGTGGATACCAAAGGCTCTGGCTGTAAGGTGACCGTTAAGACCAAAAAAGGGGAAGAGACGATCGATTGTGACGTGGTGCTTTCCGCAGCAGGTGTAGTAGCCAATGTAGAAAACTGTGGACTGGAAGATGTAGGGATCGTCGTAGACAAGGGCCGCATCAAAGTGGATGAATTCTACAAAACCAATATGCCGGGCTATTATGCCATAGGTGATGTGATCCCTGGACCGGCATTGGCTCACGTGGCTTCTGCTGAAGGGATTATCTGCGTGGAGAAGATAGCGGGCCATAACCCCGAGCCATTGGACTATAACAATATCCCTGGCTGTACCTACTGTGTGCCAGAGATTGCTTCCGTTGGTTATACGGAAGAAAAAGCCAAAGAGGCAGGTTACGAACTGAAAGTGGGTAAGTTCCCTTTCTCGGCATCCGGAAAAGCCAAAGCTGCGGGGGCATCTGATGGTTTTGTGAAATTAATTTTTGATGCCAAATATGGAGAGTTGTTGGGGGCACATATGATTGGTGCAAATGTGACAGAATTAATTGCTGAAATCGTAGCAGTCAGGAAGTTAGAGACTACTGGTCATGAATTGATCAAGACAGTACACCCACATCCTACCATGTCAGAAGCGGTAATGGAAGCAGCGGCAGCCGCATATGATGAGGTAATTCATTTGTAA
- a CDS encoding SPFH domain-containing protein has translation MEKTIKPISGYLMVLVGLLLIIVIATSIGIGNAILAVFISLLFMFVIPGFFIVEPNKAVVLLLFGAYKGSVKSNGFFWVNPFMSQRKISLRVRNFENKPMKVNDKIGNPVMIGTIVVWKVEDSYKAFFDVDNYENFVHLQADAAVRKMAGLYPYDNFEDENAEITLRSGVEDVNQSLEEEISERLEHAGIKVIEARISHLAYASEIASAMLQRQQATAIVAARRRIVDGAVGMVEMALEDLKIKEIIEFDDEKKAAMVSNLMVVLCSDKSASPVLNVGTLHQ, from the coding sequence ATGGAAAAAACAATTAAACCCATTTCCGGCTATCTGATGGTATTGGTAGGGCTGCTGCTTATAATTGTCATCGCCACATCCATAGGTATTGGCAATGCCATCCTCGCAGTATTCATCAGTTTACTGTTCATGTTTGTGATACCCGGTTTTTTTATCGTCGAGCCCAACAAAGCCGTAGTCCTACTTCTTTTTGGTGCCTACAAAGGATCTGTTAAGTCCAATGGCTTCTTCTGGGTCAATCCTTTCATGAGCCAGCGAAAGATTTCCTTGCGTGTCCGGAACTTCGAAAACAAGCCCATGAAAGTCAATGATAAAATCGGCAACCCTGTCATGATCGGTACTATTGTGGTATGGAAAGTAGAGGATTCTTACAAAGCCTTTTTCGATGTGGACAACTATGAAAACTTCGTCCACCTCCAAGCGGATGCTGCAGTAAGAAAAATGGCCGGATTATACCCGTATGACAATTTTGAAGACGAGAATGCCGAAATCACCCTGCGCTCGGGCGTGGAAGATGTCAATCAATCACTCGAGGAAGAAATCAGCGAGCGACTGGAGCACGCTGGCATCAAGGTGATCGAGGCCCGTATCAGTCACTTGGCCTATGCCTCGGAAATCGCCAGTGCCATGCTCCAAAGACAGCAGGCCACGGCCATTGTCGCAGCCAGAAGGCGGATCGTGGACGGTGCCGTGGGCATGGTAGAAATGGCCTTGGAAGATTTAAAGATCAAGGAAATCATTGAATTTGACGACGAGAAGAAGGCCGCCATGGTCAGTAACCTGATGGTGGTGCTCTGCTCCGACAAAAGTGCCAGCCCTGTCCTCAATGTAGGAACCTTGCACCAATAA